The proteins below come from a single Streptomyces sp. MRC013 genomic window:
- a CDS encoding LysR family transcriptional regulator: MDIEVQDLRVLRAVADTGSLAGAARALGVSQAGVTRRIQHLERVTGLVVLRRDHQGARLTAAGRLLLLCADELLPKIDRLLATGRHEDPAGPSAERLRIGTVPTPVLPLVTAHARALFPRADVELCTILGAYRASAGAGDAQAADSGTDLLGFFRAHRLDLAVVRHSPVLDGPLPELLESAVLAEEDMLIGTAADHRLAQRPSIALSDLDGEMCLLVGGRRHADLRRHFTAAARHADVHVELRWASDEAEAAALACAVRGALPAYPLPAPAVGVAYTPLSDASTRHRLLLVWLPGSPAATWAPGLADTVREAYRSEGRA; this comes from the coding sequence ATGGACATAGAGGTCCAGGACCTGCGGGTGCTGCGGGCCGTCGCCGACACGGGGAGCCTGGCCGGCGCCGCGCGCGCACTCGGCGTCAGCCAGGCCGGCGTCACCCGCCGCATCCAGCACCTCGAACGGGTGACCGGCCTCGTCGTGCTCCGCCGCGACCACCAGGGGGCCAGGCTCACCGCCGCCGGCCGGCTGCTGCTGCTCTGCGCCGACGAGCTGCTCCCGAAGATCGACCGCCTCCTGGCCACCGGCAGGCACGAGGACCCCGCCGGCCCGTCGGCGGAGCGCCTGCGCATCGGCACGGTGCCCACCCCCGTCCTCCCCCTGGTGACCGCCCACGCCCGGGCCCTGTTCCCGCGGGCGGACGTCGAGCTGTGCACCATCCTGGGTGCGTACCGCGCGTCCGCCGGCGCCGGTGACGCGCAGGCCGCCGACTCCGGCACGGACCTGCTCGGGTTCTTCCGCGCGCACCGCCTGGACCTGGCCGTGGTGCGGCACTCCCCCGTACTGGACGGACCCCTCCCCGAACTCCTCGAGTCCGCGGTGCTCGCCGAGGAGGACATGCTGATCGGCACCGCGGCCGACCACCGGCTGGCCCAGCGCCCTTCGATCGCGCTCTCCGACCTCGACGGCGAAATGTGCCTGCTCGTCGGTGGCCGCCGCCACGCCGACCTGCGCCGCCACTTCACGGCGGCCGCGCGCCACGCCGACGTGCACGTGGAGCTGCGCTGGGCGTCCGACGAGGCCGAGGCGGCGGCGCTGGCCTGCGCGGTCCGCGGAGCACTGCCCGCCTACCCGTTGCCCGCACCGGCGGTCGGCGTGGCCTACACCCCGCTCTCCGACGCCAGCACCCGCCACCGCCTCCTGCTGGTCTGGCTGCCGGGCAGCCCGGCAGCCACCTGGGCGCCCGGACTGGCGGACACGGTCCGCGAGGCGTACCGGAGCGAAGGGAGGGCGTGA